The genomic stretch ACCTTTGTCGCCGAAGCGCTGACAGCTGATGGCGCATCGCTCGGACGCTGGACCTGCACGCCGTCAGCACGTCTTCAGCCGTTTGTCGCGGCGCTTGGCGAAGATGCAGGACGCGTCGTTGTCACGACTGGCGGCATTATGGCCGCCGATGGCGACTCCTGGCGCGAGGTGGCGCGTGTCGCGACCGACCTGGAGGCGTTCTGGGATTTCTGGCAGCGGGACATCCTGCCCGACCTGTTGCGGCTGGTTGAGGAGTCCGGTGCGCAAGCCAACCATCAGCCGTTCTTCGGCGAACTGCTCGCGGAGGTCTCAGTCAGCGAACCAAACGAGCGGCTCGGCGTACGCGAGGAGAACGATTCAGCGGCCGAGGCGCTCGCCGAGGATATCTACTTCACAACACTCGACGCCATCGAGCTGTTCGGCCAGCGCACGAACGGCGACACGCTGAGCGCACCGGGACCAATCATCCCGATCGTCCGTGTTGCTTCCAATGCCGCGCCGTCCGCCAGGATCACCCTGCGCGCGGCACCAACACAGCCAACGTTGCCACTGGCAAACCTGCGCGTGAGCGAAGTGACACTCTTCGATGGTGAGCTAGCGGTCGCTATCGACGCCGAGATCGACGGCAACACTGCTCCAACTCTCGACCGCCTGCGCGCGCTGGCCAGCATGGACCTTGTGGGCGATCCATCGCTACGCGCAAGCGTGCGCCTCGCTGGTGAGAGCGTGTCACTCCGCCTGCCACTCGTCGCGCCGTTGGTCGCTTCAGGCAGCGATGATCGACCGCCGATGACGGAGAATATCCACGGCGACCGCGTTGTCGACATCACCGCCGGTCTGGCTGCCGCGCCGGAGATCAGCGCCTGGATCGAGGATGCGTCGTATCAGGGTCGACCGCTTCCGGCGCTGGCTCTTCAGGCATCGACACCAGGACGGCTGCACTCCATCGTCAAATCGGCAATTTTCAAGCCG from Thermomicrobiales bacterium encodes the following:
- a CDS encoding M14 family metallopeptidase gives rise to the protein TFVAEALTADGASLGRWTCTPSARLQPFVAALGEDAGRVVVTTGGIMAADGDSWREVARVATDLEAFWDFWQRDILPDLLRLVEESGAQANHQPFFGELLAEVSVSEPNERLGVREENDSAAEALAEDIYFTTLDAIELFGQRTNGDTLSAPGPIIPIVRVASNAAPSARITLRAAPTQPTLPLANLRVSEVTLFDGELAVAIDAEIDGNTAPTLDRLRALASMDLVGDPSLRASVRLAGESVSLRLPLVAPLVASGSDDRPPMTENIHGDRVVDITAGLAAAPEISAWIEDASYQGRPLPALALQASTPGRLHSIVKSAIFKPTYLIVSRHHANEISSTNAAFQLAWLCAHDPEWRRYLDAVNIVVLPYENPDGAALHARLASFPEAATWKHHPARYNALGYEYGADHLDPDTRFGEARARGSIWRRWLPDVIVDNHGVPSHEWVQPFAGFGSPPRFRVSYWIVQALLYGIASYVDGPDNEDQRASVAALQQAVSAMVRDTDIGEWNRIYGASYREWGQSRQPDRFPGEFHDDMLWHIAAVDGDSPRRGFHLRYPRTTVLSWVTEVNDETAEGEHLELVARAHLLANKATLDLLSSAATAPTLRAARNTDGTTTWQDRPPAATAVGRLADDQAG